TGCCGTTACCTGTCTGATGTAATTGGATTTTTCAGATAAACCGTCATTTCCGTATTCGTACAAAGAAATTTCGATGTCCGGCGTTTTTCCATCGTATTTTAAAGTAGTCAAAGTATTGACAATATTCCACAATCTCGATTTTGCCTGATCGATTAATCCGTCCATACTATTGGAAGTATCCAGCAAAAGTGCCACCTGAATTTTGGTTGTGGCAGCAGAATCTGGTTTTTCGGTCTCCACTTTTTTTTGAGGTTTTGCATTCGATGAATTACAACTTGCCAATGATATTGTAAGGGCAAAAAGTGCTGAGATAAAAAGATTTGATTTCATAATTCTAGTTTTTAATTGGTGATTACAGATCAAACTTAAAAACTAAAAAAGCTCGTTTTTTGGACAAATGGTGAAACGGTCTTTTGACTTGGTGAAACAGTTCCCGGATTAACTAGTTGGGCTTGTTATTTGTAAAAATCTATAGAACATTGATGAAACGGATTTACTATCGCAAAAACGCAGATAAAAACTGATTTAAAGAATCTGTATAAATCCGCGTCTTCGTGATAACGAATCTGATTTATCTGCGTCAAAATATTGTGTTTTTAATCATGCCCAAGAGATAAGATTAATAGGTTGGCTTTGGTGAGTTGATATTTAACGGTTTCAGATCACCATTTGGCGTTATCAAAATATACTCTCTATCAGTTTTTGCACCTTGTTTCTTTTCTTTTTGTCTGTTAATGAAAATCTTAACTTCATACTGCACCTGAATAACGGGCTCTAAAACAGCGGGATTAATAATAAAATCAAATTCTTTGTTGAATATTGGCTGGTAATAAAGCGTAGTCGATTTGCTGACCTGATTAACATTAGCTGATTTTTTTAAGTTTAAAGAAGAGCTGTTGTAAGCTTCATACGATTTGTACATCTCTACAGGAAGGTTTACAATGTAATCGTCGGCAATTCTTTTTTCGGCGTTTGTAAATGTTTCGCCCAAAAGAACTTCATAATTTTTAATTTTTTCCTGAATGAGCAGTCTGGCTTTGTTCATCATTTCTTTTTTGATGGTTTCCAGTGCATTAGAGAAATAATCAACACGAACTAAATCGTAAATTTCATTGTTGCTTAAAATCGAAATAAAGTCATTCAGCTGGTTAGGATCAGTGAATTTTATATGAATGTTTTTCTTTAGTTCAAATCCTGCGGGAACTTCATTATAGGTTTTTCGGCTGAAAACTTTTTTCTCAGCTTCATATTCATAAACCGGA
This portion of the Flavobacterium gelatinilyticum genome encodes:
- a CDS encoding SIMPL domain-containing protein → MKKLSFSFLILMFSQFIMAQASGNVNYQNQPYYAKNTINVNFPSEEGILASVKGLANVKADTYTAIFSTTQTGKTTKEVNELLDQRIDKVLSEIKLKKGVETFVDMISFVPVYEYEAEKKVFSRKTYNEVPAGFELKKNIHIKFTDPNQLNDFISILSNNEIYDLVRVDYFSNALETIKKEMMNKARLLIQEKIKNYEVLLGETFTNAEKRIADDYIVNLPVEMYKSYEAYNSSSLNLKKSANVNQVSKSTTLYYQPIFNKEFDFIINPAVLEPVIQVQYEVKIFINRQKEKKQGAKTDREYILITPNGDLKPLNINSPKPTY